AGCTGGAAGAAGCCACCTTTGACCGGATTTCCACCATTCCGCTGGCGACATCCATCGTTGTTCACGCCCGGCAGGAACTGGTCAGCCGCCTCGACAGCTACGAGCAGCACGAGCCCGAGCTTTTCGGCCGCGTGGTTGAGCTGGTGCGCGAAAAGTTTATGCCGATCATCATCCGGCATGCGATTTCTGGCCGTGCCATCGTCAACAGCGAGGCCGACGTTTTCGACCATCCGCTGGCCTCGGCCATGCTGATCGACATCTTCTCCGAGCGCGGTTTTTACGCCACGGTGGACATTCAGCGTGAGGAGATGCCCGACGCCGTTGACCCGAAGACCTTTAAGATCACGACCCGCCCCAAGCGCGTTGTGCGCGTCCACATCCGCTTCCCCGGCAGCGAAATCCGCCGCGGCTAGGGCGGGTTGCACCCGCTGGCAATGAGGGGGGCGGGGCCCCCCTACGCGCCCAGAAAGGGCGCTACCCCTGGGTCATTTGAGAGTTTGAAGGTTTGAGAGTTGGGGCGGGGAGTAGTCCCGCTATGGGGGCGTCCGCATGGTCGGGTGTACTGTTGCGCTCCGGCCTTGCCTTGGGCGGGCGGAGGAATAGATTTGTCCACGTGGCCTAAAGCCTTTGGGCTCGGATAGCTGGACGGTAAAACATCCGCCGAACTTTCAAACCCTCAAACTTTCAAACTTTCAAACTCTTAAACTTATCTCCGATGGATTCCCGATACGAAGAACTCGCCACCGTGCTGACCGGCTTTTCCTGCTCGCTCAAGCGCGGCGAACACGTCCTCATCGACGCCTTTGACATCCCGGCCGGGATGGTCGTGGCGCTCATCCGCGCCGCCCGCAAGCGCGGAGCCGTCCCGCATGTGCTGGAGCACAACGCCCGTATCCAGCGCGAACTGGTCATGAAGGGGACGCCGGAGCAGTTCGCCGGGCTGGCCGAGATCGAACTGGCGCGGATGAAGAATATGGCCGCTTACATCGCCGTGCGCGGCTCACATAATATTTTCGAGTCCAGCGACGTGCCCTCGAAGCAGATGACCGCGTACATGCACGCCATGAAGCCCGTACTCGACCACCGCGTGAACCACACCAAGTGGGTCGTGCTGCGCTGGCCCACGCCCGCCATGGCCCAGCAGGCCATGATGAGCACCGAGGCGTTCGAGGATTTTTACTTCCGCGTGTGCACGCTCGACTACGCCCGCATGAAGCCCGGCATGGCTGCCCTGAAAAAGCTCATGGAAAAGACCGACCGGGTGCAGCTCAAGGGACCCGGCACGGACCTGAGTTTTTCGATCAAGGGGATTGCTGCCATCCCCTGCGGCGGTCAGTACAACATCCCCGACGGCGAAGTCTTCACCGCCCCGGTCCGCGACAGCGTAGAGGGCGTCATCAGCTACAACGCGCCGACCGTTTATCAGGGCGTATCCTTTGACAACGTGCGGCTCGTCTTCAAGCAGGGCAAGATCGTCGAGGCCACCTCGTCCAACACGAAAAAGCTCAACCAGATCCTTGATTCCGACGAAGGGGCTCGCTACATCGGCGAGTTCGCCATCGGCTTCAACCCCTACGTCACCGAGCCCATGCGCGACATCCTCTTTGACGAGAAGATCGCCGGCTCCTTCCACTTCACCCCTGGCCAGGCCTACGAGAACGCCGACAACGGCAACCGCTCGCAGGTCCACTGGGACCTGGTCAACATCCAGCGCAAGGACTGGGGCGGCGGCGAAATCATCTTCGACGGCAAGGTCATCCGCAAGGACGGCATCTTTCTCCCCAAAACCCTCCACAAGCTCAACCCCGAGTACTTGATGGGGAAGTAGGGAAAAGGTCACAAA
The DNA window shown above is from Ruficoccus amylovorans and carries:
- a CDS encoding aminopeptidase, whose amino-acid sequence is MDSRYEELATVLTGFSCSLKRGEHVLIDAFDIPAGMVVALIRAARKRGAVPHVLEHNARIQRELVMKGTPEQFAGLAEIELARMKNMAAYIAVRGSHNIFESSDVPSKQMTAYMHAMKPVLDHRVNHTKWVVLRWPTPAMAQQAMMSTEAFEDFYFRVCTLDYARMKPGMAALKKLMEKTDRVQLKGPGTDLSFSIKGIAAIPCGGQYNIPDGEVFTAPVRDSVEGVISYNAPTVYQGVSFDNVRLVFKQGKIVEATSSNTKKLNQILDSDEGARYIGEFAIGFNPYVTEPMRDILFDEKIAGSFHFTPGQAYENADNGNRSQVHWDLVNIQRKDWGGGEIIFDGKVIRKDGIFLPKTLHKLNPEYLMGK